From a single Bacillus sp. NEB1478 genomic region:
- a CDS encoding ACT domain-containing protein: MKNDKQYYMVREDVLSESMQKALEAKSLLDRGKVKTVAEAAEQVGLSRSAFYKYRDGIFPFHTMVKEKIITLSLHLEDRSGALSSLLTVVASQGCNVLTINQTIPLQGRAHITLTIETNMLQGDLKDLLALLNRMETVEKVEVVGTGA; encoded by the coding sequence ATGAAAAATGATAAACAATATTATATGGTGAGAGAAGATGTACTTTCAGAATCCATGCAAAAAGCACTGGAAGCTAAATCATTGTTGGATCGCGGAAAAGTGAAAACTGTTGCAGAAGCGGCTGAACAAGTAGGATTGAGCAGAAGTGCTTTTTATAAATACCGTGATGGAATATTTCCGTTCCATACGATGGTAAAAGAAAAAATTATTACACTGTCATTGCATTTAGAAGACAGGTCTGGAGCTTTGTCGAGTTTGTTGACTGTTGTTGCTTCACAAGGCTGCAATGTTTTAACGATTAATCAAACGATTCCATTGCAAGGACGAGCACACATCACTTTAACGATTGAAACAAATATGCTTCAAGGTGATCTTAAGGATTTATTAGCATTGCTTAACCGAATGGAGACTGTAGAAAAGGTGGAAGTCGTCGGGACGGGAGCATAA
- a CDS encoding transcription repressor NadR: MSNGDKLKGDDRRALLIEWLKTSAEPLSGSILANKTNVSRQVIVQDMSLLKASGEPIMATAQGYIYINAEKGHPFSRVIAANHTADTTIDELNTIVDHGVTVEDVTVEHPVYGDIKASLKLSSRVDVEEFMKRLTDTNAVLLSALTEGVHTHTLTSDSKEKIDKACQALSEKGYLL, encoded by the coding sequence ATGAGTAATGGAGATAAATTAAAAGGTGATGATAGAAGGGCTTTATTAATAGAATGGCTTAAAACATCAGCCGAACCGCTTAGTGGATCAATCCTGGCTAATAAAACAAATGTAAGCAGACAAGTTATCGTTCAAGATATGTCACTGCTAAAAGCAAGCGGAGAACCAATCATGGCAACAGCACAAGGCTATATTTATATCAACGCTGAGAAAGGACATCCTTTTTCTCGTGTTATTGCAGCGAATCATACAGCAGATACAACGATCGATGAGTTAAATACGATTGTTGATCATGGTGTAACAGTGGAAGATGTCACCGTCGAACATCCCGTGTATGGAGATATAAAAGCATCACTAAAATTATCCAGCCGCGTGGATGTCGAAGAATTTATGAAACGGTTAACAGATACTAACGCTGTCCTATTAAGCGCGCTGACAGAAGGTGTTCACACGCATACATTAACATCCGATTCCAAAGAAAAAATTGATAAAGCATGCCAGGCATTAAGTGAAAAAGGCTATTTACTCTAA
- a CDS encoding IscS subfamily cysteine desulfurase — protein MLYLDYAATTPMSKKALEAYIHTSENYFHNTESLHACGQNSKDLLEHARTSLAELIGKESRGIYFTGGGSDGNFLALTSLVFGSQKGKHILSSNIEHPSVDYTLNYLEKNGFEVTRVPVDSSGSITIEEINKHIRPDTILATIQHVNSETGTMQDIESIGGFLNKKGILFHSDCVQSFTKVKMNHFKSIKLDAFTMSAHKIFGPKGTGAVYISPKIHISPILSHVTHEQGFRPGTVDLPSVVAFVTAASDAINKHSVHYKHVSSMRNLFTSLILENNNIIIEGSLKSSPYILPIRIKSIEGQIVMQELNRMNISVSTGSACQNGQQEPSRTLLAIGRTDSEAHGLVRISFSHLTKEKDIYDLCKALNEISNKLSSVRGVPS, from the coding sequence TTGCTATACCTTGATTATGCAGCTACTACACCCATGTCAAAAAAAGCTCTTGAAGCTTATATTCATACATCAGAAAATTATTTTCATAATACTGAAAGTCTGCATGCGTGCGGCCAAAATTCAAAAGATTTATTAGAACATGCAAGAACAAGTTTAGCTGAACTGATAGGAAAAGAATCAAGAGGAATATATTTTACCGGGGGAGGATCTGACGGAAATTTTCTCGCGCTTACTTCTTTAGTATTCGGTTCACAAAAAGGAAAACATATTCTTTCCTCAAATATCGAACATCCTTCGGTAGATTACACACTTAACTACTTGGAGAAAAACGGGTTTGAAGTAACAAGAGTACCAGTCGATAGTTCAGGTTCTATTACTATTGAAGAAATCAATAAACACATACGACCTGATACAATACTTGCGACGATACAGCATGTTAACAGCGAGACTGGCACTATGCAGGATATAGAAAGTATCGGGGGCTTTCTAAACAAAAAAGGTATCTTATTTCATAGTGATTGTGTACAGTCTTTTACAAAAGTAAAAATGAATCATTTTAAATCTATAAAATTGGATGCTTTCACTATGTCTGCACACAAAATCTTCGGTCCTAAAGGAACAGGTGCGGTATATATTTCACCAAAGATACACATCTCTCCTATTCTTTCACATGTTACACACGAACAAGGTTTCAGACCTGGAACAGTCGACCTTCCATCTGTAGTGGCATTTGTAACAGCTGCTTCAGATGCGATTAACAAACACTCAGTACACTATAAACACGTTAGCAGCATGCGAAATCTTTTCACTTCGCTTATACTTGAAAATAACAATATAATTATTGAAGGCAGTTTGAAAAGTTCTCCTTATATCCTTCCAATCAGAATAAAAAGTATCGAAGGTCAGATCGTTATGCAAGAGCTAAATCGAATGAACATAAGCGTTTCAACCGGATCTGCTTGTCAAAATGGCCAGCAGGAACCATCCAGAACGCTACTCGCTATCGGACGGACAGACAGTGAGGCTCATGGGCTTGTACGCATTTCGTTCAGTCATTTAACAAAAGAGAAGGATATATATGATTTATGCAAAGCATTAAATGAAATTTCTAACAAACTTTCATCGGTAAGAGGTGTTCCTAGTTAA
- the nadB gene encoding L-aspartate oxidase, whose translation MNIVEADVLIIGSGIAGLIAAEYLSTHKNVIIITKSEIKHSNSYMAQGGISAAISKNDHWSNHYEDTIQAGHYHNHPEKTEHLVKEGQNVIQTLFEWGVPFDRSEDGSFLLGKEGGHQQNRIIHAGGDQTGKMVMEVLIERVKKKVNIVSGQYAIDIIADSNRTYGVYCKDDEDNITMYHAPHTILAGGGYAGIFSDSSNSHGADGSVICMAYRAGAELADIEFIQFHPTLLKHDQYKGLITEAVRGQGGILLNSKGVPVMNGVHPMKDLAPRDIVSRRLFEEIYKKGEAVYLDITGISNFEIKFPGVTALCKKAGVSLEKGLIPVSPGAHFTMGGIMTDIHGRTSLDGLYAVGECAHTGVHGANRLASNSLLEGAVFAKQSADYILTFTTNEPTRLPVSHFEMFSVRHEMAEELLDETMIKTIMNESAGICRNQEQLKNATELLQLSELKPSLFMMPLSYIRKLNIQTMAWLTVSSSLQRTESRGSHYRTDFSGPRNEWCQKNIIRSLKNDEFTFAKKAVTGFFN comes from the coding sequence ATGAACATTGTTGAGGCAGATGTTTTGATTATAGGAAGTGGTATTGCTGGATTAATCGCAGCAGAGTATTTAAGTACGCATAAGAATGTGATAATTATCACAAAGTCTGAAATTAAACACTCAAACTCATATATGGCGCAGGGTGGTATCTCTGCTGCAATCAGTAAAAACGATCATTGGAGCAACCATTACGAGGACACTATCCAAGCGGGTCATTATCATAATCATCCCGAAAAGACAGAACATCTTGTAAAAGAAGGTCAAAATGTAATCCAGACTCTCTTTGAATGGGGTGTGCCTTTTGATCGATCGGAAGATGGCAGTTTTCTTCTCGGAAAAGAAGGAGGACATCAACAAAACAGAATCATTCATGCCGGAGGAGATCAAACAGGAAAAATGGTCATGGAAGTTTTAATAGAACGGGTTAAGAAAAAGGTGAATATTGTATCTGGACAATACGCCATTGATATAATCGCAGACAGCAATCGAACCTATGGCGTTTATTGTAAAGATGATGAAGACAACATTACAATGTATCATGCTCCTCATACCATCTTAGCGGGTGGGGGTTATGCTGGGATTTTCTCGGATTCATCAAACTCACATGGGGCAGATGGCAGTGTAATATGCATGGCTTACCGAGCAGGTGCGGAATTAGCAGACATAGAATTTATTCAATTTCATCCTACTTTACTTAAACATGATCAATATAAAGGATTGATTACCGAGGCAGTAAGAGGACAAGGAGGCATTCTTTTAAATTCAAAAGGTGTTCCTGTGATGAATGGTGTTCATCCAATGAAAGATCTTGCTCCTAGAGATATTGTTTCTAGAAGATTGTTTGAAGAGATTTATAAAAAGGGTGAGGCGGTTTACTTAGATATTACGGGAATTTCTAATTTCGAAATAAAATTTCCGGGAGTTACAGCATTATGTAAAAAAGCAGGTGTGTCTTTAGAAAAAGGGTTAATTCCGGTATCTCCAGGTGCTCATTTTACAATGGGGGGAATTATGACAGATATTCATGGCAGGACTTCTTTAGATGGCTTATACGCAGTTGGTGAATGTGCGCATACAGGTGTCCATGGTGCAAACCGGCTAGCAAGCAACTCTTTACTGGAAGGAGCGGTTTTTGCCAAACAATCAGCGGATTATATTTTAACTTTTACAACGAATGAACCAACGCGTCTGCCTGTTTCTCATTTCGAAATGTTTTCTGTTCGGCACGAAATGGCAGAGGAATTACTAGATGAAACGATGATTAAAACAATAATGAATGAATCGGCAGGTATCTGCAGAAATCAGGAACAGCTTAAAAATGCGACAGAACTCCTGCAGCTATCCGAATTGAAACCATCACTGTTCATGATGCCATTATCTTATATTCGCAAACTGAACATACAAACTATGGCGTGGTTAACAGTTTCGAGCAGCTTACAGCGTACTGAGAGCAGAGGCAGCCATTATCGCACCGATTTTTCCGGGCCGCGCAATGAATGGTGTCAAAAAAATATAATTAGGAGCTTAAAAAATGATGAATTTACTTTTGCTAAAAAAGCAGTTACAGGATTTTTTAATTGA
- the nadC gene encoding carboxylating nicotinate-nucleotide diphosphorylase — MNLLLLKKQLQDFLIEDIGSGDLSASLFEEGDVTTATMIAKGKGIFAGGDVLTIGYGLIDSEVETNILVKDGDFFEEGTVLAEIKGKRASILTGERVILNIIQRLCGIASITAKAVSLTKGNAKITDTRKTTPGLRMLEKYAVRCGGGTNHRMGLYDTVMLKDNHLAGFSSLQAAVTVARERVGHTVKIEVETETEEQVIQAVEAGADIIMFDNCTPEEIKQRLRHVPSNIITEASGGISMKTIEAYSCTGVQYLSLGFLTHSYEALDISLNMKGVIKHVYS, encoded by the coding sequence ATGAATTTACTTTTGCTAAAAAAGCAGTTACAGGATTTTTTAATTGAAGATATAGGTTCGGGTGACTTATCAGCTTCGCTTTTCGAAGAAGGTGATGTTACGACAGCGACGATGATAGCAAAGGGAAAAGGTATATTTGCTGGTGGAGACGTACTAACGATAGGTTATGGATTGATTGATTCCGAAGTGGAGACGAATATCCTGGTTAAAGATGGTGATTTCTTTGAAGAAGGCACTGTTTTAGCTGAGATCAAAGGTAAAAGAGCAAGTATTCTTACTGGAGAGCGAGTCATCTTGAATATCATACAACGGCTTTGCGGTATAGCATCCATTACTGCTAAAGCAGTCTCTTTAACGAAAGGCAATGCCAAAATCACTGATACGAGAAAAACTACACCGGGTCTAAGAATGCTTGAAAAATATGCTGTTCGATGCGGAGGAGGAACTAATCATAGAATGGGTCTTTATGACACAGTGATGTTAAAAGACAACCATTTAGCGGGATTTTCTTCACTCCAAGCAGCGGTCACTGTAGCCCGTGAAAGGGTGGGGCATACAGTGAAAATTGAAGTTGAAACCGAGACAGAAGAACAAGTTATTCAGGCGGTTGAAGCAGGAGCAGATATTATTATGTTTGATAATTGTACACCAGAAGAAATCAAGCAGCGCTTGCGTCATGTACCATCTAACATTATTACTGAAGCATCTGGCGGAATCAGTATGAAAACGATAGAGGCATACAGCTGTACAGGCGTTCAATATTTGTCATTAGGATTTTTAACACACTCTTACGAAGCTTTGGATATTAGCTTGAATATGAAAGGAGTTATCAAGCATGTCTATTCTTGA
- the nadA gene encoding quinolinate synthase NadA, with amino-acid sequence MSILETFAKQSSLPSHYTHMSANEMERKIWEIKRDLKDRLFLPAHHYQKDEIVQFADVTGDSLQLARISSENKKAEYIAFCGVHFMAETADMLSNKNQKVILPDLKAGCSMADMADIFQTERAWEQLTELFGESILPLTYVNSTAAIKAFCGKHGGATVTSSNAKEMVTWALQQKERLLFLPDQHLGRNTAFDLGVPLSEMAIWDPIQNKLEFDGSEFNKVKVILWKGHCSVHEKFTVNQINDFRQNHSDYQIIVHPECTHEVVQASDFNGSTHYIIETIKKAKAGTKWAVGTEMNLVNRLAKIFPDKEVVSLNPNLCPCLTMNRIDLPHLLWSLENIVKGTPQNIIRVDDETKKYAVMALNRMM; translated from the coding sequence ATGTCTATTCTTGAAACATTTGCTAAACAAAGTTCACTTCCAAGTCATTATACACACATGTCTGCAAATGAAATGGAAAGAAAAATTTGGGAAATAAAAAGAGATTTAAAGGATCGTCTTTTTTTACCTGCGCATCACTATCAAAAAGATGAGATTGTTCAATTTGCAGATGTTACAGGTGATTCACTTCAATTAGCCAGAATATCTTCTGAAAATAAAAAAGCAGAATACATTGCTTTTTGCGGTGTTCATTTTATGGCAGAAACTGCGGATATGCTTAGTAATAAAAATCAGAAAGTTATACTGCCGGATCTAAAAGCGGGTTGCTCGATGGCGGATATGGCCGACATTTTTCAAACAGAAAGAGCATGGGAACAATTGACAGAGCTTTTTGGAGAATCAATCCTGCCTTTAACATATGTGAATTCAACCGCAGCTATAAAAGCATTTTGCGGCAAGCATGGGGGAGCAACAGTAACTTCGTCAAATGCGAAGGAAATGGTAACATGGGCACTTCAACAAAAAGAAAGACTGCTTTTCTTACCAGATCAGCACCTTGGAAGAAATACAGCATTCGATCTAGGTGTTCCACTTTCAGAAATGGCGATTTGGGATCCTATTCAAAATAAATTAGAATTTGATGGATCTGAATTTAATAAAGTAAAAGTAATTTTATGGAAGGGACATTGTTCGGTTCATGAAAAATTCACAGTGAATCAGATCAATGATTTTAGACAAAATCATTCAGATTATCAAATCATTGTACATCCTGAATGTACGCATGAAGTTGTGCAAGCAAGTGATTTTAACGGATCAACACATTACATTATTGAAACGATCAAGAAAGCAAAAGCAGGAACAAAATGGGCAGTCGGAACTGAGATGAATTTGGTAAATCGTTTAGCGAAAATCTTTCCTGATAAAGAGGTTGTTTCACTGAATCCAAATCTATGTCCATGCTTAACGATGAATCGAATCGATTTGCCGCACTTATTATGGTCTCTTGAGAATATTGTAAAAGGAACTCCTCAAAATATTATTAGAGTTGATGATGAAACAAAAAAGTATGCTGTAATGGCTTTAAACCGCATGATGTAA
- a CDS encoding LysM domain-containing protein, translating to MRIHIVQKGDTLDKIAQKYNVPVMELRKANPGFSTSDVIERGEKIKIPIKMPSVKKEAPIKKEQPVAPIQEKPVAPIQENHQQHLFKKNLSRHQ from the coding sequence GTGAGAATTCATATTGTGCAAAAAGGGGACACACTCGATAAAATCGCTCAAAAATATAATGTGCCTGTAATGGAATTAAGAAAAGCCAACCCTGGTTTTTCGACTTCGGACGTAATTGAGCGGGGGGAAAAGATAAAAATCCCTATAAAAATGCCTAGTGTAAAAAAAGAAGCTCCAATTAAAAAAGAACAACCAGTAGCACCAATTCAAGAAAAACCAGTAGCACCAATTCAAGAAAACCACCAGCAGCACCTGTTCAAGAAAAACCTAAGCCGGCACCAATGA
- a CDS encoding phosphotransferase: MNRENRDGFPGDRLFLNKMKEAGLSVKEYGFFRDNVIWIETSEGDYVLKGFKRQATCEKQFNLSKLYEGIKPRIMGTYTVFPNNKPFIEFGGYLWAIMPFYKGDGLHFGNKKDVSAGMEAISRFHNRSINIPSSIYDDLSSYSLYKKWSERYDLFKSFAITANWSKEIQPLLHDMLFWGKWSLKNFDHDSIEALERKAFRKREITHGDVAPHNFVLNRKKNKPAYLIDFDLFAAVPQAYDWLQYANRILPFWYWSYSKMEQMGNEDFLKWFNKKWFVICLVFPTDLYREWNRALRYNDSEIIAEITRFTLRDYTYRKVFVERIIKMIEKKEGT; encoded by the coding sequence ATGAATAGAGAAAATAGAGACGGTTTCCCTGGAGATCGTCTTTTTTTAAACAAAATGAAAGAAGCTGGGTTGTCTGTAAAAGAATATGGTTTTTTTAGAGACAATGTTATCTGGATAGAAACGTCAGAAGGGGATTATGTATTAAAGGGATTCAAACGGCAGGCAACGTGTGAAAAGCAGTTCAACCTTTCAAAACTATATGAAGGGATAAAGCCTAGAATTATGGGAACATATACAGTGTTTCCGAATAACAAACCTTTTATAGAATTTGGGGGTTACTTATGGGCGATCATGCCATTTTACAAAGGTGATGGTCTGCACTTTGGAAATAAAAAAGATGTTTCAGCAGGAATGGAAGCCATAAGCCGATTTCATAATCGATCAATCAACATACCCTCATCCATATATGATGACCTCTCATCATATTCGCTATATAAAAAATGGAGTGAACGTTATGACTTGTTTAAAAGTTTTGCCATAACAGCTAATTGGAGTAAAGAAATACAACCATTACTGCATGATATGTTGTTTTGGGGGAAATGGAGTTTGAAAAACTTTGATCATGATTCAATTGAAGCACTTGAAAGAAAGGCATTTCGAAAAAGAGAGATAACTCATGGAGATGTTGCACCTCATAATTTTGTTTTAAATAGAAAAAAAAATAAACCAGCTTATTTAATTGACTTTGATTTATTTGCGGCTGTGCCTCAAGCATACGACTGGCTGCAGTATGCAAATCGTATTCTGCCTTTTTGGTATTGGTCCTATTCAAAAATGGAACAAATGGGGAACGAGGATTTTTTAAAATGGTTTAATAAAAAATGGTTTGTTATTTGTTTAGTGTTCCCGACCGATTTATACCGGGAATGGAATCGTGCATTAAGATATAACGACTCAGAAATAATTGCAGAAATTACAAGATTTACGCTGAGAGATTACACTTATCGTAAAGTATTTGTGGAGAGAATTATTAAAATGATTGAAAAAAAAGAAGGAACATAA
- a CDS encoding YhcN/YlaJ family sporulation lipoprotein, with translation MKLIVKTLTFVLLSSGLAACNGVNESQDKYDNDTRPIGYYSNEGDNRGDLDRSKGPITDMSDRNTTDHATTYHEDYNGALAERITNKVNKINGVDDAHVILEDNTVIVGVDTSNKNKEKLTNKVSHTAKKIAPDRDVKVVTDQRMNARIKSVENDLRDGRAYSEVETDVKGIMNDIVAAGSNLGNAIKRPFEKNR, from the coding sequence TTGAAATTAATCGTGAAAACATTAACTTTCGTATTACTTTCATCAGGCTTAGCAGCGTGTAATGGTGTAAATGAATCACAGGACAAGTATGACAACGATACTCGTCCTATTGGATATTATTCAAATGAGGGCGACAATCGTGGTGATCTTGACAGAAGCAAAGGTCCAATTACTGATATGTCTGACCGGAATACAACAGACCATGCAACCACTTATCACGAAGATTACAACGGTGCATTAGCTGAACGTATTACCAATAAAGTAAATAAAATTAATGGTGTTGACGATGCTCACGTTATTCTTGAGGATAATACCGTCATTGTCGGAGTAGACACCAGTAATAAAAATAAAGAAAAACTTACAAACAAAGTTAGTCATACAGCTAAGAAAATTGCACCAGACCGTGATGTGAAGGTAGTTACAGATCAACGTATGAATGCACGAATTAAAAGCGTAGAAAACGACTTGCGCGATGGTCGTGCTTACTCAGAGGTTGAAACTGACGTAAAAGGAATCATGAATGACATTGTCGCTGCAGGAAGTAATCTTGGCAATGCGATTAAGCGTCCTTTCGAAAAGAATCGTTAA
- the ruvA gene encoding Holliday junction branch migration protein RuvA encodes MIESITGMVDYITAEYVVLNNNGIGYKVICPNPFIYKRNDERTVFTYQHVREDILALYGFSNRKERDLFLKLLNVSGIGPKGALAIIAFGQPDQVIAAVEHEDEKFLTKFPGVGKKTARQMILDLKGKLSLFSDAEITEGLFAEELVSGDELEEAIEALTVLGYGRKEINKILPDLKKEKMSANEYIKLALKKLMNS; translated from the coding sequence TTGATTGAAAGCATAACTGGAATGGTGGATTATATTACAGCAGAATATGTTGTTCTTAATAATAATGGTATAGGCTATAAAGTAATATGCCCAAATCCTTTTATTTATAAAAGAAATGATGAAAGAACTGTTTTTACATATCAGCATGTAAGAGAAGATATATTAGCTTTATATGGCTTTTCGAACAGAAAAGAAAGAGACTTATTTCTTAAGCTTTTGAACGTCTCTGGAATTGGACCAAAAGGAGCACTTGCTATTATCGCTTTTGGTCAGCCGGATCAAGTTATTGCAGCAGTTGAACATGAAGATGAAAAGTTTTTAACCAAATTCCCTGGTGTGGGGAAAAAAACAGCTAGACAAATGATTTTAGATTTGAAAGGCAAGCTCTCTTTATTTTCTGATGCAGAGATTACAGAAGGATTGTTTGCGGAAGAGCTCGTAAGCGGCGATGAATTGGAAGAGGCAATTGAAGCGCTGACAGTATTAGGATATGGAAGAAAAGAAATTAATAAAATTCTTCCGGATTTAAAGAAAGAAAAAATGTCTGCAAACGAATATATAAAGTTGGCTTTAAAGAAGTTAATGAATAGTTAG
- the ruvB gene encoding Holliday junction branch migration DNA helicase RuvB encodes MEERIVSSEERQDETTMELSLRPEALNEYIGQSSVKENLRVFIKAAKMRNEPLDHVLLYGPPGLGKTTLAAIIANEMEVNIRTTSGPAIERPGDLAAILTSLEPGDVLFIDEVHRLSRAIEEILYSAMEDFCLDIVIGKGELARSVRLDLPPFTLIGATTRAGSLSAPLRDRFGVMARLEYYKPEELSEIVKRTGDVFGIKVDDLSAEEIARRSRGTPRIANRLLRRVRDFVQVEGKDTIALINCQQALELLQVDRLGLDHIDHKLLLGIIHTYKGGPVGLETISATIGEESMTIEDVYEPYLLQIGFLQRTPRGRMVTEQAYHYFGLEASNR; translated from the coding sequence GTGGAAGAAAGAATTGTTTCTTCAGAAGAACGTCAAGATGAAACAACCATGGAATTAAGTCTGCGGCCGGAAGCTTTGAATGAATACATTGGGCAATCTTCTGTGAAAGAAAACCTCCGTGTATTTATTAAAGCAGCGAAAATGAGAAATGAACCGCTGGATCATGTATTGCTTTATGGTCCCCCGGGGCTTGGCAAGACAACTTTAGCTGCTATAATTGCTAACGAAATGGAAGTTAATATTCGGACAACAAGTGGTCCTGCTATTGAACGACCTGGAGATTTAGCCGCCATTCTTACATCATTAGAACCAGGTGATGTCCTTTTTATTGATGAAGTGCATCGATTATCACGTGCTATAGAAGAAATTCTATACTCGGCTATGGAAGACTTTTGTTTAGATATCGTAATTGGGAAGGGCGAACTGGCAAGGTCTGTCCGTTTAGACCTTCCACCTTTTACTTTAATCGGTGCCACCACGAGAGCAGGGTCATTGTCGGCGCCTTTAAGAGACCGTTTTGGTGTTATGGCCAGGCTTGAATACTACAAACCTGAAGAACTCTCTGAAATCGTAAAACGAACAGGAGATGTTTTTGGTATTAAAGTTGATGATCTTTCGGCTGAAGAAATTGCAAGAAGATCAAGAGGAACTCCGCGTATTGCAAATCGTTTATTACGCAGGGTACGGGATTTTGTACAAGTAGAAGGAAAAGACACAATCGCTTTAATAAATTGCCAGCAAGCCCTTGAATTATTGCAAGTAGACCGTTTAGGTTTGGATCATATTGACCATAAATTATTATTAGGGATCATCCATACATACAAAGGTGGTCCGGTTGGACTTGAAACAATTTCGGCAACAATTGGTGAAGAATCAATGACGATTGAAGATGTATATGAGCCATACTTGCTTCAGATAGGTTTTTTACAGCGGACACCTAGAGGACGGATGGTAACCGAGCAAGCCTATCATTACTTCGGACTGGAGGCTTCAAATAGATGA
- a CDS encoding DUF2905 family protein: MNRLLIIAGIVLIIIGLVGTFIGKLPGDVMWKKGNTTVYFPIMTSIIISIVLSLIFMIIGRFK; the protein is encoded by the coding sequence ATGAACCGGCTTTTAATTATTGCAGGAATCGTACTGATTATTATAGGATTAGTAGGTACGTTTATTGGAAAGCTGCCTGGTGATGTGATGTGGAAAAAAGGAAATACAACTGTTTATTTTCCTATAATGACCTCTATCATTATCAGCATTGTACTTTCCCTTATCTTCATGATTATCGGACGATTTAAATAG
- the queA gene encoding tRNA preQ1(34) S-adenosylmethionine ribosyltransferase-isomerase QueA, whose protein sequence is MNVNDFDFHLPEELIAQTPLEDRSSSRLMVMNKETEEISHKHFIDLKDYLNEGDCLVLNDTRVLPARLFGQKTDTGAKVEILLLKEEGQDTWETLVKPAKRVKPGTEISFGDGRLKAVCTNISEHGGRQLKFVYSGIFYELLDELGQMPLPPYIKEQLQEKDRYQTVYAVHQGSAAAPTAGLHFTPEMIEEIKAIGVHVTFITLHVGLGTFRPVSVDNILEHDMHSEFYQITKGTADLLNHVKSSGGRIITVGTTSTRTLETVASKFDGTFQEDSGWTSIFIYPGYEFKGIDGLITNFHLPKSTLIMLVSAFANKDFVMRAYNEAVEEKYRFFSFGDAMLIL, encoded by the coding sequence ATGAATGTAAATGATTTTGATTTCCATTTGCCGGAAGAACTGATTGCCCAAACACCTTTAGAGGATCGATCATCTTCCAGACTTATGGTAATGAATAAAGAAACAGAAGAAATATCACATAAACACTTCATTGATCTAAAGGATTATTTAAATGAGGGAGATTGTCTTGTTTTAAACGATACACGAGTTCTCCCTGCACGGCTTTTTGGACAAAAAACAGATACGGGCGCGAAAGTTGAAATCCTGCTTTTAAAAGAAGAAGGACAGGATACTTGGGAAACGCTTGTAAAGCCCGCTAAAAGGGTAAAACCAGGAACTGAGATTAGTTTTGGAGATGGAAGACTGAAAGCGGTCTGTACAAATATTAGCGAACATGGCGGAAGACAATTAAAGTTTGTGTACTCAGGTATTTTTTATGAGCTTCTTGATGAATTAGGCCAGATGCCTCTTCCACCATACATTAAAGAGCAGCTTCAAGAAAAAGACCGTTACCAGACCGTGTATGCGGTTCATCAGGGTTCAGCAGCTGCACCTACTGCCGGGTTGCACTTTACACCTGAAATGATTGAAGAAATCAAAGCTATAGGGGTACATGTCACGTTTATTACCTTGCATGTGGGTCTAGGTACATTTCGTCCTGTGAGCGTTGATAATATTTTAGAGCATGACATGCATTCTGAATTTTATCAAATCACAAAAGGAACAGCGGACCTGCTGAATCATGTTAAGAGTTCAGGCGGGAGAATCATTACAGTGGGTACTACAAGCACACGTACACTTGAGACAGTTGCCAGCAAGTTTGATGGAACGTTTCAAGAGGATTCAGGCTGGACTAGTATTTTTATTTACCCTGGATATGAGTTTAAAGGGATAGATGGTTTAATAACAAATTTCCATTTGCCTAAATCAACATTGATCATGTTGGTCAGTGCATTTGCCAACAAAGATTTTGTAATGAGAGCATACAACGAAGCCGTTGAAGAAAAGTATCGTTTTTTCAGTTTCGGTGATGCGATGCTTATACTTTAA